One part of the Salmo salar chromosome ssa10, Ssal_v3.1, whole genome shotgun sequence genome encodes these proteins:
- the LOC106560520 gene encoding transmembrane protein 125 yields MPELEDFPQSRGGQPAGPDPAQIQRSVLDEQVELWWFRDPAKSLLCYCVAVLLILGCGLGGVLLLSTTTSFSSDWRMGAGMALCLLALAVLLKQLLSSAVQDMNCVRSRRRIDILKSGGLSDLLVVLITGLCLVVCGAVLLKLALEHHMPQPGVALNDMYISGVVLLAGGGAAVVGVGVYTGVVMLLERTRPGQRFRDRAVGLFTISGRHMDQGRRETTSSLANLI; encoded by the coding sequence ATGCCAGAGCTGGAGGACTTCCCTCAGTCGCGGGGTGGCCAGCCGGCCGGTCCCGACCCTGCTCAGATCCAGCGCAGTGTTCTGGATGAACAGGTGGAGCTGTGGTGGTTCCGGGACCCAGCCAAGTCTCTGCTGTGCTACTGTGTGGCGGTCCTCCTCATCCTGGGCTGCGGCCTGGGTGGcgtgctcctcctctccaccaccaccagttTCTCCAGTGACTGGCGCATGGGAGCGGGCATGGCCCTGTGTCTCTTAGCCCTGGCCGTCCTCCTCAAACAGCTCCTGAGCTCGGCTGTGCAGGACATGAACTGTGTGCGGAGTCGCAGGCGAATCGATATCCTGAAGAGCGGAGGGCTGTCGGATCTGTTAGTGGTTCTCATCACGGGGCTGTGTCTGGTGGTCTGTGGGGCTGTGCTGCTGAAGCTGGCTTTGGAGCACCACATGCCCCAGCCGGGCGTGGCCCTGAACGATATGTACATCTCTGGGGTGGTGTTGTTAGCTGGAGGGGGGGCAGCGGTAGTGGGGGTAGGGGTGTATACAGGGGTGGTGATGCTGCTGGAGAGGACCAGGCCGGGCCAGAGGTTTAGGGACAGGGCTGTGGGGCTGTTCACTATCTCTGGACGACACATGGACCAGGGTAGGAGGGAGACCACCTCTAGCCTGGCTAACCTCATCTGA